The following are encoded together in the Pelosinus sp. IPA-1 genome:
- a CDS encoding DNA polymerase IV has translation MERWIIHIDMDAFFAAVEQRDNEELRGRPVIVGGMGNRGVVATASYEARRFGVHSAMSMVEARRRCREGVFLPCDHEKYSRVSADLNRIFSEFSPLVEPLSLDEAFLDVSGMDQLYDSPKAIAQCIKERIKSELGLTASAGVAPNKFLAKLASDLQKPDGLVMVALGEEKAMLHDLSITRMWGVGEATAQILKNLGIYTIGQLGKTDVVQLAKHCGQMAYTIHNLANGQDDRPVIPELEPKTIGNELTFPVDLRQIGQIETELLALAEKVGWRLRQHGYKGRTITVKLRFASFKTITRSKTLSEPTHFDEMLYETAIHICRQIPLQEGVRLLGITVSNLQAGDSQISLFDEQDNKRTAVYEALDKLKNKFGEGIVTKGRLISVPKK, from the coding sequence ATGGAGCGCTGGATTATACACATTGACATGGATGCCTTTTTTGCAGCAGTAGAACAACGAGATAATGAGGAATTAAGGGGTAGGCCTGTGATTGTTGGAGGTATGGGAAATCGAGGAGTCGTAGCTACTGCCTCTTATGAAGCCCGTCGTTTTGGCGTACACTCTGCTATGTCCATGGTGGAAGCGAGACGTCGCTGCCGGGAGGGAGTGTTTTTACCTTGTGACCACGAAAAGTATAGTCGAGTCTCCGCTGACCTAAACCGAATTTTTTCTGAATTTTCCCCCCTCGTTGAGCCCTTGTCATTAGATGAAGCATTCTTAGATGTTTCAGGAATGGATCAACTTTATGATAGTCCCAAAGCAATTGCCCAATGTATTAAAGAACGTATTAAGAGTGAACTAGGGCTTACAGCTTCCGCTGGGGTAGCCCCTAATAAGTTTTTAGCTAAATTGGCTTCCGATTTGCAAAAACCAGATGGGCTTGTAATGGTTGCTCTAGGAGAAGAAAAAGCTATGCTCCATGATTTATCCATTACTCGGATGTGGGGGGTAGGAGAGGCTACAGCGCAGATTTTAAAAAATTTGGGGATTTACACCATTGGTCAATTGGGGAAAACGGACGTAGTTCAATTGGCAAAACATTGTGGACAAATGGCTTATACCATACATAACTTAGCCAATGGGCAAGATGATAGACCTGTCATTCCTGAACTTGAGCCTAAGACGATTGGTAATGAACTAACTTTTCCTGTTGACCTTAGGCAAATAGGACAAATTGAAACAGAACTCTTGGCATTAGCTGAAAAGGTTGGCTGGCGGCTTAGGCAGCATGGTTACAAGGGCAGGACCATTACTGTTAAATTGCGTTTTGCATCTTTTAAAACCATTACTCGTAGTAAAACCCTATCGGAACCTACGCATTTTGATGAAATGCTCTATGAGACGGCAATCCACATTTGTCGTCAAATACCTTTGCAAGAAGGGGTTCGGTTACTAGGTATTACTGTATCCAACTTGCAAGCAGGAGATAGCCAAATCTCACTATTTGATGAACAAGATAATAAACGAACGGCTGTGTATGAAGCGCTTGATAAACTGAAAAATAAATTTGGTGAAGGTATCGTAACAAAGGGAAGATTGATAAGTGTTCCCAAGAAGTGA
- a CDS encoding polysaccharide deacetylase family protein, whose amino-acid sequence MISRRNFLKVCFSTLVGVSTSELLFQAAVSSGSGYRKIPVLAYHRVGYTTDMLTVTPERFSNDLDSLQQRGYCSITLGEFQNFMSDRNVELPEKPVLITFDDGYLDNFQNAYPILKRHGMVGTFFIITDMLWTQDRLTPENIVEMEQGGMSIGSHSVTHRALGELDQAAVYDELVNSKAVLESVLGKKVDAIAYPRGSYNEAVVQIAKNVGYNTGFTVREGICLKESPEFELRRIPIFKYDSGVINVIANRGHLL is encoded by the coding sequence ATGATTTCACGTCGTAACTTCTTAAAAGTGTGCTTTAGTACACTGGTCGGTGTAAGTACCTCGGAATTGCTATTTCAGGCCGCTGTTAGTAGTGGATCTGGTTATCGTAAAATTCCTGTGTTGGCTTATCATCGAGTAGGATATACGACAGATATGCTGACTGTTACTCCAGAACGATTTTCGAACGATTTAGACAGTTTACAGCAAAGAGGTTATTGCAGTATTACCTTAGGAGAATTCCAAAATTTTATGAGTGACCGCAATGTAGAGTTGCCAGAAAAACCTGTCTTGATTACTTTTGATGATGGTTATTTGGACAATTTTCAAAATGCCTATCCGATATTAAAAAGGCATGGAATGGTGGGAACTTTTTTTATTATTACGGATATGTTATGGACGCAAGATCGGCTTACTCCTGAAAATATTGTAGAAATGGAACAAGGCGGCATGTCCATTGGCTCCCATTCAGTAACACATAGAGCCTTAGGAGAACTAGATCAAGCTGCAGTTTATGATGAATTAGTAAATTCAAAAGCCGTATTAGAGAGTGTTTTAGGAAAAAAAGTGGATGCGATTGCTTATCCGCGGGGAAGCTATAATGAGGCAGTTGTACAAATAGCCAAAAATGTGGGTTATAATACAGGGTTTACTGTACGGGAAGGCATTTGTCTCAAAGAGTCTCCTGAATTTGAACTTAGGCGTATCCCTATTTTCAAGTATGATAGTGGTGTGATTAATGTGATTGCCAATCGTGGTCACTTACTATAA
- the ubiE gene encoding bifunctional demethylmenaquinone methyltransferase/2-methoxy-6-polyprenyl-1,4-benzoquinol methylase UbiE produces MKQIDQHRQEAFVQQLFSSIAKRYDILNALFTLNQDTYWRNFAAAKAALKEDNSVLDVCCGTGKLSLSLAKYLGVGGQIISLDFSESMLLEAKQNIQKSPYQQKITLMQGNALKLPFAENCFDCTTIGFGLRNVSDIKSTLEEMYRVTKPGGTVLSLDLSKPSAPIFKQLYYLYFENLLPFLGNLGFTKNHPYYNLPASLKTLPHQSVIANIFSQVGLQQVTYHQLTGGIATVHLGKK; encoded by the coding sequence ATGAAACAAATTGACCAACACCGACAGGAAGCTTTTGTACAACAATTATTTTCCAGCATTGCTAAGCGGTATGATATATTAAATGCACTCTTTACTCTAAACCAAGATACCTATTGGCGAAATTTCGCCGCAGCGAAAGCTGCTCTAAAAGAAGACAACTCCGTCCTAGATGTATGTTGCGGCACAGGGAAGTTATCCCTCTCTTTAGCAAAATACCTAGGAGTTGGTGGACAGATCATCAGCCTAGACTTTTCAGAAAGTATGTTACTTGAGGCCAAGCAAAATATTCAAAAATCCCCTTACCAACAAAAAATTACCCTCATGCAGGGCAATGCCCTTAAATTACCCTTTGCTGAAAATTGCTTCGACTGTACTACCATTGGCTTCGGCCTTCGAAATGTATCAGATATAAAGAGCACCTTAGAAGAAATGTATCGTGTGACAAAACCTGGCGGCACTGTATTATCCTTAGATTTATCTAAGCCTAGTGCCCCCATCTTTAAACAACTCTATTACCTTTACTTTGAGAACTTACTCCCCTTCTTAGGGAATTTAGGTTTTACTAAGAATCACCCTTACTACAATCTTCCTGCCTCTTTGAAAACCCTTCCCCATCAATCCGTTATTGCAAATATATTTAGTCAAGTAGGTCTACAACAGGTTACCTACCACCAACTGACAGGAGGTATCGCAACTGTACATTTAGGAAAGAAATAA
- a CDS encoding Fe-Mn family superoxide dismutase, with product MSYQAQDYSDLLGIQGFSDTLLINHFNVYNGYVKNANEIVAHIENNLAEGQADPIEYAGLKKRINQEVAGMRLHELYFENLGGRNEIHLSSSLLKLLKENFGSYEAWEEDFKATASMQGVGWAMLCQDNSNGKLNNLWLDEHHSGHPVDRTPLLVLDAWEHSYMLDYGLKRPQYIANFFKNIDWNVVDNRIKI from the coding sequence ATGTCATATCAAGCGCAAGATTATAGTGATCTTTTGGGTATTCAGGGTTTTAGTGACACGCTCTTAATAAATCATTTTAACGTATACAATGGATATGTTAAAAACGCGAATGAAATTGTAGCGCATATTGAAAACAACTTAGCAGAAGGACAGGCAGACCCCATAGAATATGCAGGACTTAAAAAGCGAATCAACCAGGAAGTTGCTGGTATGCGTTTGCATGAACTGTATTTTGAAAATTTGGGTGGGCGAAATGAGATTCACCTTAGTTCCTCATTATTAAAACTATTGAAGGAAAATTTCGGCAGTTATGAAGCATGGGAAGAAGATTTTAAGGCTACAGCTAGTATGCAAGGCGTTGGTTGGGCTATGCTATGCCAAGATAACAGCAATGGGAAATTAAATAATCTTTGGCTGGATGAACATCATAGCGGGCACCCTGTAGACCGTACCCCCTTATTGGTGTTAGATGCTTGGGAGCATTCTTATATGTTAGACTATGGTTTAAAGAGACCTCAATATATAGCAAACTTTTTCAAGAATATTGATTGGAATGTAGTAGATAACAGAATCAAAATATAA
- a CDS encoding YnfA family protein: protein MDVLKSVIFFVLAGLFEIGGGYLIWLWVRDGKGISYAIFGAIILVAYGFIPTLQPANFGRVYAAYGGIFIVLSILWGWGIDKIAPDKFDMIGGLISLVGVMIIMYWPR from the coding sequence ATGGATGTTTTAAAATCAGTCATTTTTTTTGTTCTAGCTGGGTTATTTGAAATTGGTGGCGGTTACTTAATTTGGCTTTGGGTTCGAGATGGTAAGGGTATTAGCTATGCAATCTTTGGCGCTATCATCTTAGTAGCATATGGATTCATCCCTACATTACAACCTGCTAATTTCGGACGAGTTTATGCCGCATATGGAGGAATTTTTATCGTTCTTTCTATCTTGTGGGGTTGGGGCATTGATAAAATCGCCCCAGATAAGTTTGATATGATTGGGGGGCTCATTTCCCTAGTAGGCGTCATGATTATTATGTACTGGCCTAGATGA
- the addA gene encoding helicase-exonuclease AddAB subunit AddA has protein sequence MSWSEQQLLAIETRNKNLLVAAAAGSGKTSVLVERIISRILDKEQPVDVDKVLVVTFTNAAAAEMRGRIGSALNDALKKQPRSEHIQRQLALLNSSAISTIHAFCQNIVRQNFHLLDLDPQFRIAGQAEVTIMKTEVLENLFEAKYAQGDEAFLDLVEHYGDEQSDNSLYQLVLGLYNFSQSHPWPEKWLAGLSQEFALPEAATVDQTPWSKLIREKIVLDLEQAGQQLDVLCLEAGRPGSIDAYVDTFMADRTVLDELLSAANHSWESLATAIAGCKFEKIAAVPKGTDESMKKYFQRVRQKVKDKINDCKVHFFDRPAEELLADMRLIAPVVDTLGKLVIEFGQEFAKAKRSKDVLDFNDLEHFCLQILLAPESQIGEIIPSSVAIQLQERFAEVMVDEYQDTNGVQETILRLVASTKQPNLFLVGDVKQSIYRFRLAEPELFMKKYRQYPTAGSQYARIDLSQNFRSRAGVLHAVNFLFAQLMSPRIGELEYGEAEKLNPGPDYPEEQGKLLEGPVELCIVDRDEAEEQMGSPEGEMDTGEGVETADGPAADLMEEAELSGFELEARLIAKKMSDFMTGNYRVYDKGLKEYRSLAWRDIVILLRSVKGKANVMLDVLRKAGIPAYAELDAGYFREIEVQIMVSLLSVIDNPRQDIALAAVLRSPLAGFTTEELAEVRLCCQGEELWSALSHEVDNASLIEETREKMKSFVKQLEQWRNLSRCKGVPELIWQIYRDTGYYDYVGGMPGGMLRQANLRALHDRARQYESTNFRGLFRFLRFVERMQDKGSDLAVARALGESENVVRIMSIHKSKGLEFPLVFVADLGKNINLQDSKALVLCHKALGVGPYVTNPELRFRYPTLARHGISHKLIMETKAEELRILYVALTRAREKLILVGSVSKLAKKAAGWCQYTERLQPTLPDSLIAGASNYLDWLCPAVARHEGGAALRAYGECEQELRPIFSKDPSKWQVDVYSRSQLLEVDEEQSEAAALLENIRNMQPVDSGEDYAWVEKTLGWQYGYQHIVGKPAKLSVTEIKRRFDTQVIESSQQNFAKKSIALRPRFIQQSVGLTGAERGTLMHSIMQQMDLQGDLSEGGIKEQIANMVAKEMILPEHADIVDSKGVVAFFQSSLGQRLCSSPKVRRELPFSLVLPAEKFYDDMAGAGEGIFIQGVIDALFDEDDGLVLLDYKTDWVTDSKELIERYTVQLNLYADAVERIFKQPVKEKYLYVFSTKEAVKL, from the coding sequence ATGAGTTGGTCTGAGCAGCAGTTATTGGCAATTGAAACACGGAATAAAAATCTATTAGTAGCTGCGGCTGCTGGTTCGGGTAAAACCTCGGTACTAGTTGAACGGATTATTTCTCGTATATTAGATAAAGAGCAACCAGTTGATGTGGATAAGGTGCTAGTTGTTACCTTTACCAATGCAGCAGCGGCTGAAATGCGCGGGCGCATTGGCTCGGCTCTGAATGATGCATTAAAAAAACAGCCTCGTTCTGAGCATATTCAGCGGCAGCTAGCGCTGCTCAATTCTTCTGCCATTTCTACCATTCATGCCTTTTGTCAAAACATTGTACGACAGAATTTTCATCTCTTAGATTTAGATCCTCAATTTCGCATTGCTGGTCAGGCAGAAGTGACAATTATGAAAACAGAAGTGCTGGAAAACTTGTTTGAGGCGAAATACGCTCAAGGGGATGAGGCATTTCTAGACTTGGTAGAACACTATGGGGATGAACAAAGTGACAATTCCTTATATCAATTGGTACTAGGATTATATAATTTCTCCCAGAGTCATCCTTGGCCAGAAAAATGGTTAGCTGGTCTTTCACAAGAGTTTGCTTTGCCTGAAGCAGCTACTGTTGATCAAACTCCTTGGTCGAAGTTAATTCGGGAGAAAATAGTCTTGGATTTGGAACAGGCAGGGCAGCAATTAGATGTTCTTTGCCTAGAGGCTGGAAGACCTGGCAGTATAGACGCCTATGTAGATACCTTTATGGCAGATCGGACTGTCCTTGATGAACTGCTGTCTGCAGCTAATCACTCATGGGAAAGTCTGGCTACTGCGATTGCTGGTTGTAAGTTTGAGAAAATTGCGGCCGTGCCAAAAGGTACAGATGAATCCATGAAGAAGTATTTTCAACGAGTCAGGCAGAAGGTTAAAGATAAAATCAATGACTGTAAGGTGCATTTCTTTGATCGTCCTGCAGAAGAATTATTGGCAGATATGCGTCTAATTGCTCCTGTAGTGGATACGTTAGGTAAGTTGGTTATTGAATTTGGTCAGGAATTTGCCAAGGCAAAGCGTAGCAAAGATGTATTGGATTTCAATGACTTAGAACATTTTTGTTTACAAATTTTGCTTGCACCGGAAAGTCAGATAGGAGAGATCATACCTTCTTCTGTTGCGATTCAATTGCAGGAACGTTTTGCGGAAGTAATGGTGGATGAATACCAAGATACCAATGGAGTACAGGAAACCATTCTACGTTTGGTAGCCAGTACGAAACAGCCTAATTTATTTTTAGTGGGTGATGTTAAACAGAGTATCTATCGTTTTCGTCTAGCAGAACCGGAATTGTTTATGAAAAAATATCGCCAGTATCCGACTGCCGGAAGCCAGTATGCTCGAATCGACTTATCCCAGAATTTTCGTAGTCGGGCTGGGGTACTTCATGCTGTCAATTTTCTCTTTGCGCAGTTGATGTCGCCCCGGATTGGAGAACTAGAGTATGGAGAGGCGGAGAAACTTAATCCTGGCCCAGATTATCCAGAAGAGCAAGGCAAACTGCTGGAAGGGCCAGTGGAACTCTGCATTGTAGATCGGGATGAAGCGGAAGAACAGATGGGTTCTCCCGAAGGGGAGATGGATACTGGGGAAGGTGTAGAAACCGCTGATGGTCCTGCAGCTGACTTAATGGAAGAGGCAGAACTAAGTGGTTTTGAATTAGAAGCTCGTTTAATTGCCAAAAAGATGAGTGATTTTATGACAGGCAATTATCGTGTATATGATAAAGGGTTAAAAGAGTATCGAAGCCTAGCTTGGCGAGATATCGTCATTTTACTTCGGTCAGTAAAAGGCAAAGCAAATGTAATGCTGGATGTACTAAGAAAGGCAGGTATACCTGCTTATGCTGAACTAGATGCTGGTTACTTTAGGGAAATCGAAGTCCAGATCATGGTATCTTTATTAAGTGTGATCGATAATCCTCGTCAAGATATCGCCTTGGCAGCGGTGCTGCGTTCGCCTTTGGCAGGATTTACGACGGAAGAGCTAGCAGAAGTTCGTTTGTGCTGTCAGGGGGAGGAATTATGGAGCGCTTTGAGCCACGAGGTGGATAACGCAAGTCTAATCGAAGAAACACGGGAAAAAATGAAAAGTTTTGTAAAACAGCTTGAACAATGGCGTAATTTATCTCGTTGTAAGGGTGTTCCAGAACTCATTTGGCAGATTTATCGTGATACGGGTTACTATGATTATGTCGGAGGTATGCCTGGTGGCATGCTAAGGCAAGCCAATTTAAGAGCGCTGCATGATCGGGCTCGTCAATATGAATCAACAAATTTTCGCGGCTTATTTCGCTTTTTGCGTTTTGTAGAGCGTATGCAGGATAAAGGCTCTGACCTTGCTGTTGCCAGAGCCTTGGGGGAAAGTGAAAATGTAGTACGGATTATGAGTATTCATAAAAGTAAGGGACTTGAGTTCCCTCTTGTATTTGTAGCTGATTTAGGCAAGAATATCAATCTGCAAGATAGTAAAGCGTTGGTGTTATGTCACAAGGCCTTAGGGGTTGGCCCTTATGTTACCAATCCAGAACTACGTTTTCGTTACCCTACATTAGCACGACATGGCATTAGTCATAAGCTTATTATGGAGACCAAAGCAGAGGAATTGCGTATTCTTTATGTAGCCTTAACACGAGCAAGGGAAAAATTGATTCTTGTAGGCTCCGTAAGTAAATTGGCTAAAAAGGCGGCTGGGTGGTGTCAATATACAGAACGTCTGCAACCTACATTGCCTGACTCACTAATTGCAGGGGCTAGTAACTATTTGGATTGGTTGTGTCCTGCTGTGGCTCGGCATGAAGGAGGCGCTGCTCTTAGGGCATATGGAGAGTGCGAACAAGAACTGAGACCAATTTTTTCTAAGGACCCGTCAAAATGGCAAGTAGATGTTTATTCTCGTAGTCAATTACTGGAGGTAGATGAGGAGCAATCGGAAGCTGCCGCACTGCTAGAGAATATTCGCAACATGCAACCCGTCGATAGTGGGGAAGATTATGCCTGGGTAGAGAAAACGCTAGGCTGGCAATATGGTTATCAGCATATTGTAGGAAAACCTGCTAAGTTGTCGGTGACGGAAATCAAACGGCGTTTTGATACGCAGGTAATTGAAAGTAGTCAGCAAAACTTTGCTAAAAAATCGATTGCTTTACGTCCACGGTTTATTCAACAGTCCGTGGGATTAACTGGTGCAGAACGCGGCACATTAATGCATAGTATCATGCAACAGATGGATTTACAGGGAGATTTGTCTGAGGGTGGTATTAAAGAACAGATCGCCAATATGGTTGCTAAGGAAATGATCTTACCTGAACACGCTGACATTGTAGATAGTAAAGGTGTGGTAGCCTTTTTTCAAAGTAGCTTAGGTCAGCGGTTATGTTCTTCACCTAAGGTAAGGCGAGAATTACCTTTCAGCCTAGTTCTTCCCGCGGAAAAGTTCTATGATGATATGGCAGGTGCGGGAGAAGGAATCTTCATTCAAGGGGTTATCGACGCCTTGTTTGATGAGGATGATGGCTTAGTATTACTAGATTATAAAACCGACTGGGTCACCGATAGCAAAGAGCTTATTGAGCGCTATACTGTGCAGCTTAATTTATATGCTGATGCAGTAGAACGGATTTTCAAGCAGCCAGTAAAAGAAAAATATTTATATGTATTTAGTACAAAAGAAGCTGTCAAGTTATAA
- the addB gene encoding helicase-exonuclease AddAB subunit AddB has protein sequence MKLRLIMGRAGAGKTQYCLEEMGQMLTASPEGRSMIMILPEHATFQVEHELASTPGIDGFTRAYVFGFRRLAHRILMETGGAVRPHITELGKRIVLNKLLHEHREDFKIFHRAAAQRSFADILASMIQEFKAYGVSPESLAEVEGQCGDLPIGDKIHDLALVYQGFENFLQGRYTDPEDYLTFLAKKIPQSAILHQAEVWIDGFTWFNPQEADVVAQLLANSASVTITLCLADAKSVEQASETALFHRQWDTRRKLLDMAKKMGAEIEEVELTQSQRFMAPLLGHMEAHLFTFPSPVWAGETKGVVVTEAANRRVEVEGMARDMLRLCREEGYRWRDIGILLRDPESYAELVETVLADYEIPFFSDRKRQPVHHPLAELLRSSIEVITERWGYEPLFRCFKTDLFDLSRDDIDKLENYVLEFGIRGTKWTNGQLWTFIRRFSLGEDAELNEVQQEHLQTINEVRSKVSAPLLVFEQQMKTATTVLEMTTALYDFLAGLMVPEKLEQWAVHAEEIGDLEQAREHRQLWDQVIQLLEQIVEICGTEEMAVADYGIMLSEGLEGLTLSLIPPGLDYVTVSPMEQTSLVNIKAIYVPGVNDGVLPMRGRGEGLLTDAERGQMIQFGLELAPGSQSDSFAERFLVYTALTRAKEYLWLSYPLADEEGKGLSPSLLIKRVRELARVPFHSLPVEPITGSEQQYIAHGKRSISALAAVLRSYKSGEKIAGVWWDVYNWARQEQGLEWYVQRAVAGLFHHNQVESLPGNLANRLYPKQNKLRGSVTRFESYQACPFKHFAQYGLSLKERAVFRLQAPDWGQFLHAALKGFGDSLQEAGRDWGSMNEGEYKEIVNQVVEELAPKLQNEILLSSEQHKHLVGRLKRTVTRAVRRLVEFDRVSTFKPIAMEKSFGRGEDALPPLVYMLPDDISLEIVGQIDRLDIGELEGKKYMLIIDYKSGGAWLKLVDVYYGLRLQLLTYLLVASKAYKDCLPAGVLYYFLKNPNLSDKIKLDADEICKKINGLLKMPGWVLADSQVIRLLDHTIDGYSEFLKVALKKDDTFYSNCLSYVKEPEEFQLLLSHVEQKLVDTAREIMAGKIEISPYALDKRTPCGFCQYSAVCQFDSLLPENQYRRLAKPDESTIMGKITQGQEVKPNELV, from the coding sequence GTGAAGCTTCGTTTAATTATGGGAAGAGCTGGGGCTGGTAAGACTCAGTATTGTTTAGAAGAAATGGGCCAAATGCTAACAGCATCACCAGAGGGACGGTCTATGATAATGATCTTACCGGAGCACGCTACCTTTCAGGTAGAGCATGAGTTAGCATCTACTCCGGGCATTGACGGTTTTACTAGGGCCTATGTCTTTGGCTTTCGCCGTTTGGCGCATCGAATCTTAATGGAAACAGGTGGTGCGGTTCGCCCTCATATTACAGAACTTGGGAAACGCATCGTATTGAATAAATTATTACATGAGCATCGTGAAGATTTTAAAATATTTCACCGGGCGGCTGCCCAACGTAGTTTTGCCGATATTTTAGCCAGTATGATTCAAGAGTTTAAAGCCTATGGTGTATCTCCAGAATCTTTGGCAGAGGTAGAAGGGCAATGCGGTGATTTGCCGATTGGTGATAAAATTCATGATTTAGCCTTAGTCTATCAAGGTTTTGAAAACTTCTTGCAAGGGCGTTATACCGATCCAGAAGATTATCTCACCTTCTTGGCAAAGAAGATTCCCCAGTCTGCCATTTTACATCAAGCAGAGGTGTGGATTGATGGCTTTACTTGGTTCAATCCGCAAGAAGCAGATGTAGTGGCTCAGCTATTAGCAAATTCTGCTAGTGTGACCATTACCTTGTGTTTGGCAGATGCCAAGTCGGTTGAACAGGCAAGTGAGACAGCCTTATTTCATCGTCAATGGGACACCCGAAGAAAGTTATTGGATATGGCAAAGAAGATGGGGGCAGAAATTGAAGAAGTGGAGTTAACCCAAAGCCAACGATTTATGGCTCCTTTGCTAGGGCATATGGAAGCGCATCTATTTACTTTTCCTTCTCCAGTTTGGGCAGGTGAAACTAAAGGAGTTGTGGTAACGGAAGCTGCCAATCGCCGGGTAGAAGTCGAAGGTATGGCAAGGGATATGTTACGTTTATGTCGGGAGGAAGGATATCGTTGGAGAGATATTGGTATTCTGCTTCGTGATCCAGAAAGTTATGCGGAACTTGTGGAGACTGTGTTAGCTGACTATGAGATACCTTTCTTTAGTGACCGAAAACGCCAACCAGTGCATCATCCCTTAGCGGAATTATTGCGTTCCAGTATAGAAGTGATCACGGAAAGATGGGGTTATGAACCCTTGTTTCGCTGTTTTAAGACAGATTTATTTGATTTGTCCCGGGATGATATTGATAAATTGGAAAACTATGTATTGGAGTTTGGTATTCGCGGTACAAAATGGACGAATGGTCAGCTGTGGACATTTATTCGCCGCTTTTCCTTAGGGGAAGATGCGGAACTAAATGAGGTACAACAAGAGCATCTTCAAACTATCAATGAGGTTAGAAGCAAAGTTTCTGCGCCTTTACTTGTCTTTGAACAGCAAATGAAAACCGCAACGACGGTACTAGAGATGACGACAGCTTTATATGATTTTTTAGCAGGATTGATGGTGCCGGAAAAATTAGAACAGTGGGCGGTGCATGCCGAAGAAATAGGGGATTTGGAGCAGGCAAGGGAACATCGTCAGTTATGGGATCAAGTGATTCAGTTATTAGAACAAATTGTGGAGATCTGCGGCACTGAGGAGATGGCAGTAGCCGACTATGGGATTATGTTGAGTGAAGGCTTGGAAGGTCTTACTCTCAGTCTCATTCCTCCAGGGCTTGATTATGTTACCGTATCTCCTATGGAGCAGACTAGTTTGGTAAATATCAAGGCTATTTATGTTCCAGGGGTAAATGATGGAGTGTTGCCCATGCGCGGGAGGGGTGAAGGTTTATTAACGGATGCGGAACGGGGGCAAATGATTCAATTTGGTTTAGAGCTAGCCCCAGGCTCACAGTCCGATTCTTTTGCGGAGCGGTTTTTGGTATATACAGCCTTAACAAGAGCGAAAGAGTATTTATGGCTTAGCTATCCTCTGGCAGATGAAGAAGGCAAGGGGCTTAGCCCATCCTTGCTAATTAAACGGGTTCGAGAATTGGCAAGAGTACCCTTTCATTCTTTGCCTGTAGAGCCTATAACTGGGAGTGAACAGCAGTATATCGCTCATGGGAAACGCAGTATTTCCGCTTTGGCTGCCGTACTTCGAAGCTACAAGAGCGGTGAGAAGATTGCTGGCGTGTGGTGGGATGTTTATAACTGGGCAAGACAAGAACAAGGGCTGGAATGGTATGTGCAAAGAGCCGTAGCTGGGTTGTTTCATCACAATCAGGTAGAATCATTGCCTGGAAATTTGGCGAATCGTTTATATCCGAAGCAGAATAAACTGCGGGGCAGTGTTACCCGTTTTGAATCCTATCAGGCCTGTCCCTTCAAACATTTTGCGCAGTATGGTTTAAGTCTTAAGGAGCGAGCGGTTTTTCGTTTGCAGGCACCTGACTGGGGGCAGTTTTTGCATGCTGCTCTCAAAGGATTTGGTGATAGCTTACAAGAAGCCGGTCGTGACTGGGGTAGTATGAACGAAGGGGAGTATAAGGAGATTGTAAACCAAGTAGTGGAAGAATTGGCGCCAAAACTGCAGAATGAGATTTTGTTAAGCTCGGAACAGCATAAGCACTTGGTGGGCAGACTGAAGCGGACTGTAACTCGTGCCGTACGTCGTTTAGTCGAATTCGATCGGGTAAGTACGTTTAAACCCATAGCCATGGAAAAATCATTCGGGCGGGGGGAGGATGCTTTGCCACCTCTCGTCTATATGTTGCCAGATGATATTTCCTTGGAAATAGTCGGGCAAATTGATCGCTTGGACATTGGGGAATTGGAAGGCAAAAAGTATATGCTAATTATTGATTATAAGTCAGGGGGAGCTTGGCTTAAATTAGTGGATGTGTATTATGGTTTGCGTCTCCAGCTATTAACGTATCTGCTAGTAGCAAGTAAAGCGTATAAAGACTGTTTACCTGCTGGAGTGTTGTATTATTTCTTAAAGAATCCGAATCTCTCAGATAAAATTAAGTTAGACGCCGATGAAATTTGTAAAAAAATTAATGGACTCTTAAAGATGCCAGGTTGGGTACTAGCCGATTCTCAAGTAATACGGTTATTGGATCACACCATTGATGGTTATTCTGAATTCTTGAAGGTTGCCTTGAAAAAGGATGATACCTTTTATAGTAATTGCTTGTCTTATGTCAAAGAACCTGAAGAGTTCCAATTATTACTTAGCCATGTAGAGCAAAAATTAGTTGATACGGCACGAGAAATTATGGCAGGGAAAATCGAGATTAGTCCTTATGCTTTAGATAAAAGGACTCCTTGTGGCTTTTGTCAGTACAGTGCCGTATGTCAGTTTGATAGTTTGTTGCCAGAAAATCAATATCGTAGATTGGCAAAGCCAGATGAAAGTACTATTATGGGGAAAATTACCCAAGGCCAGGAGGTAAAACCAAATGAGTTGGTCTGA